The proteins below come from a single Plasmodium sp. gorilla clade G2 genome assembly, chromosome: 13 genomic window:
- a CDS encoding transcription factor with AP2 domain(s): MIFRYYTKLYKHQCPYKNILYNKYLLEEKLQYFYDSIKKNNYSILYEIKKNDHLNVKKNNGNFLLLSDIYMIKQNNLFLLNNVKRNFYYNRCIVKGINNDSLFYYDKKHFSGRSGGLKRKKKPKEQRIVNTGSAKRLEFFYPKKKRRQRIGLIQNSRKNIVYDNIFKRFLVYHYKQGIQVFRSFSCKKKRNFEAARNKAIILAKQYNKRFNKHNIKDQEKKDTKNTPLNVMDSNLIAKYNNELIKQVNVIPDKNKSGYRGVFYEPSYHAYICTYNEAGVRKFQIFKIQNNDYLEAYHLAVMCRRYKLFKNYQFVFQRNRIRSGRIPLK; the protein is encoded by the coding sequence atgatttttagatattatacaaaattatataaacatcaatgtccatataaaaatatcctatataataaataccttttagaagaaaaattacaatatttttatgatagtataaaaaagaataattattcaattttatatgaaataaaaaaaaatgatcatTTAAAtgttaagaaaaataatggaaattttctattattgtctgatatatatatgataaaacaaaataacttatttctattaaataatgtaaaaagaaatttttattataatagatGTATAGTAAAAGGAATTAATAATGATTCACTcttttattatgataaaaaacaTTTTAGCGGTAGAAGTGGAGgattgaaaagaaaaaaaaaaccaaaagAACAGAGAATTGTAAATACTGGATCAGCTAAAAGATTAGAATTTTTTTatcctaaaaaaaaaaggagacAACGTATTGGTTTAATACAAAATAGCAGGAAAAACATTGtctatgataatatattcaaaagatTTCTtgtatatcattataaaCAAGGAATTCAAGTTTTTAGAAGCTTTagttgtaaaaaaaaaagaaattttgaAGCAGCCAGAAATAAAGCAATAATATTAGctaaacaatataataaaagatttaataaacataatatcaaggatcaagaaaaaaaagatacaaAAAATACACCTCTCAATGTTATGGATAGTAACCTAATAgctaaatataataatgaattaatTAAACAAGTTAATGTTATTccagataaaaataaaagtggTTATAGAGGTGTATTTTATGAACCTTCCTATCATGCATATATTTGTACATATAATGAAGCAGGTGTAAGAAAAtttcaaatatttaaaatacaaaataatgattatCTTGAAGCATATCATTTAGCTGTTATGTGTAGACGATATAAACTTTTTAAAAACTACCAATTCGTTTTTCAAAGAAATAGAATACGAAGCGGAAGAATACCACTCAAGTAG
- a CDS encoding AAR2 protein, putative: MGVENNTGVVKDENNIYEDNNFIYNDKCSLVIIIDNEINKTRKGANVKRNNEIEDGSQKNFNIKENNCEDNNKDDNHSYDIINNNCLDEDNTKEKFQDFLKNEGKENHMIKKKFIKLHIGLDYSNFSMDTDFKIIKFINKGSHFLYWNDDDIHFFDDTNKIENKNYTDDNNIKNNLKWRDDNNVRENFQSSKEYQMNEMRKNNCEEIRNSRFLYFDREQKLLVIKYNMKNNNFVYINEQDPTYKYFLNLHNKDFLDDTLIKEKKNCILIYPYTYTKIWNTLTTYINDEVINKIEPVNKTFSSSFLKGNNNDMINLHNQPYMFYSVIPKYSSKKNKEKKYVYEKNCRNNSKEKKEDNLVIDVKINDTTDKADENIIDMSDDNINDKYYVDITDRFNNNNNYTIEHNTINNTNVGGEKTYFEYISIDKETNKYIPSDITIMNMEKYWILKEIIQQEYTYIYYNNEQIEGFVKYSDKLFYILGEFQFAFILFHLGYNYQSFIQWRKLFELMTNSSDLVTNSTHFFEEVLKAICIQLTYLSEDFFDNSDNSFILFGIYNIYEIINNIDEKIRPQNITTLIDNIDSIVYTKIGLHLPDLSFVYEEYQPTYVNEEF, translated from the exons ATGGGGGTAGAAAATAATACAGGGGTAGTAAAAGATGAAAACAATATCTATGAAGAtaacaattttatatataatgataaatgcTCTTTAGTTATAATTATTGACaacgaaataaataaaacaagaaAAGGGGCAAATGTTAAAAGGAATAATGAAATAGAAGATGGGTCAcagaaaaattttaatataaaagaaaataattgtgaagataataataaagatgataatcattcatatgatataataaataacaatTGCTTGGATGAGGATAATACTAAAGAGAAATTTCAAGATTTTCTAAAAAATGAAGGAAAAGAAAatcatatgataaaaaagaagttTATTAAGTTACATATAGGTCTTGATTATTCTAATTTTAGTATGGATAcagattttaaaataataaaatttataaataagggaagtcattttttatattggaatgatgatgatatacatttttttgatGATACGAATAagatagaaaataaaaattatacagatgataataatattaagaataatttaaaatggagagatgataataatgttaGAGAAAATTTCCAATCAAGTAAAGAATACCAAATGAAtgaaatgagaaaaaataattgtgaagaaataagaaatagtcgttttctatattttgatagagaacaaaaattattagttataaaatataatatgaaaaataataattttgtatatataaatgagcAGGATCCTacctataaatattttttaaatttacatAATAAGGATTTTTTAGATGATACATTaattaaagaaaagaaaaattgtattttaatatatccatatacatatacaaaaatatggAATACTTTaactacatatataaatgatgaagtaataaataaaatagaacCTGTAAACAAaacattttcttcatctttcttaaaaggtaataataatgatatgatAAATTTACACAATCAAccttatatgttttattctGTAATACCTAAATATTCGTccaaaaaaaacaaagaaaaaaaatatgtatatgaaaaaaattgtagAAATAATTCAAAGGAGAAAAAGGAAGATAACTTGGTAATagatgtaaaaataaatgatacaaCTGACAAAgctgatgaaaatattattgatatgtctgatgataatataaatgataaatattatgttgATATAACTGATCgttttaataataacaataattataCTATCGAGCATAATAcaattaataatacaaatgtaGGAGGagaaaaaacatattttgaatatatatctattgaTAAGGAAacgaataaatatattccaaGTGATATAACTATAATGAACATGGAAAAATATTggatattaaaagaaataattcaacaagaatatacatatatatattataataacgaACAAATAGAAGGATTTGTAAAATATTCAGACaaacttttttatatattaggTGAGTTTCAATTtgcatttattttatttcatttaggTTATAATTATCAATCATTTATTCAATGGAGAAAATTATTTGAGCTTATGACTAACTCATCTGATTTGGTTACAAATAGTACac attttTTTGAAGAAGTTTTAAAAGCTATTTGTATACAACTCACCTACCTGAGTGAAGATTTTTTTGATAACTCAGACAatagttttattttatttggtatttataacatttatgaaataataaataatatagatgaaAAGATAAGACCACAAAATATTACAACCCTGATAGATAATATTGATTCAAttgtatatacaaaaattgGTTTGCATTTACCTGATTTGTCTTTTGTCTATGAAGAATATCAACCCACATATGTAAACGAAGAATTTTAA
- a CDS encoding mitogen-activated protein kinase phosphatase 1, putative: MEYKSIDFEELKKKVKEEKINQKNNEHIECSKNNNFVERLRDQTNGKYFEESNNGNNNLKGVISSSLKNNITCKIINSFYIYNYIQLLLNEGSNKNVYILDIRNEELFNQGHIKSSINIYNKKMMIQINKEMICKDNLKIIFYDHNNMNNIYDDCINLYNIYFSNIKVDNIYILKGGYIDFEREYSFLCVNTNVDIKGEVSSHIYNSSAYINYPIKMFDNLYLGNIIHINNIFINDYLNIKYIYDFTSTGFVIKRENKETRKNNELLYFRYNVYTKTFENTNSLNNESINYYNFLDIHMIYEVITSMISTNENHISQNNNNNNNYYYYNSNDNDVIYNDQNNNVALYTNQIKDNNMSLITQNKEQLIYHINSTHNNKQINMNNQNNILIICNHGMKNPTSEKTNSISLIICMCYIMYIKKYNPNLIIAYMLKIYNNWSINSQTKSFLESFYQSLIKCNYNLQNYYSKKNVCNNKEEQINISTNNHNQNESLLNIITSDNYRKLFKKYELNKSYIYLQNDEKYVLNIKQQHIILDINIIKQQINDHDMITSYEYVIMSLLFYIYNFVTINYEHIYEVLQIITLILNKKQNYDDQHFLIFPYISLVIINICKILTYNKFENNIINNINSENYNNVNYTIFHLIYKCIIICIDILINNNDISNHIIKEEFHVTCLTNQDYIKNKNIDQKFYIILLSLKYFLITLLYLYLNPHITNTRFLSVDEIFHLLKKIDTFSDYYYSVFQININLFQSENYEAKICSGDYLPIYFSDILRPFIVINNYIN; encoded by the coding sequence atggaATATAAAAGCATCGATTTTGAGGAgctcaaaaaaaaagtaaaagaagaaaaaataaaccaaaaaaataatgaacacATAGAATGTagcaaaaataataattttgtagAACGATTGAGAGATCAAACAAATGGAAAATATTTTGAAGAATCTAATAATGGTAATAATAACCTAAAGGGTGTTATATCCTCAtccttaaaaaataatataacatgtaaaataataaattcattttatatttataattacataCAACTGCTATTAAATGAAGGAAGTAACaaaaatgtatacatattaGATATTCGAAATGAAGAATTATTCAATCAGGGTCATATTAAAAGcagtattaatatatataataaaaagatgatgatacaaataaataaagaaatgatATGTAAAgacaatttaaaaattatcttttatgatcacaataatatgaataatatatatgatgattgtattaatttatataatatatatttttcaaatattaaagtagataatatatacattttaaaagGAGGATATATAGATTTTGAAAGAGAATATTCTTTCTTGTGTGTTAATACAAATGTTGATATAAAAGGAGAAGTttcttcacatatatataatagtagtGCATATATCAATTATCCTATAAAAATGTTTGATAATTTGTATTTAggaaatattattcatataaataatatttttataaatgattatttgaacattaaatatatttatgattttACATCAACTGGATTTGttataaaaagagaaaataaagaaacaagaaaaaataatgaacttttatattttagatataatgtatatacaaaaacctttgaaaatacaaattctttaaataatgaatctattaattattacaattttttaGATATACATATGATATATGAAGTGATTACTTCTATGATAAGTACAAATGAAAATCATATAtctcaaaataataataataataataattattattattataatagtaatgataatgatgtaatatataatgatcaGAATAATAATGTGGCTTTATATACAAACCAAATAAAAGACAACAATATGTCACTAATAACACAAAATAAAGAACagttaatatatcatataaattctACACATAATAACAAACaaattaatatgaataatcaaaataatatacttattatatgtaatcaTGGAATGAAAAATCCTACATCCGAAAAAACAAATAGTATAAGtcttattatatgtatgtgctatattatgtatataaagaaGTATAACCCTAATTTAATTATTGCCTATATgttaaagatatataataactgGAGTATAAATTCGCAAACAAAATCATTTTTAGAAAGTTTCTATCAGTCCCTAATTAAgtgtaattataatttacaaaattattattcaaaaaaaaatgtatgtaataataaagaggaacaaataaatatttcaacaaataatcataatcaaaatgaatcattattaaatattataacaagTGATAATTATaggaaattatttaaaaaatatgaattaaataaaagttatatatatttacaaaatgatgaaaaatatgtacTAAATATCAAACaacaacatataatattagatataaatataataaaacaacaaATAAATGATCATGATATGATAACATCTTATGAATATGTAATAATGTCcctattattttatatatataattttgtaacAATAAATTATGAACATATTTATGAAGTCTTACAAATTATTACACTTATACTAAATAAGAAACAAAATTATGATGATCAacattttttgatatttccatatatatcattagtcataattaatatatgtaaaatattaacataCAACAAATTTGaaaacaatattattaacaatataaattcagaaaattataataatgtaaattatactatatttcatttaatatataaatgtattattatatgtattgatatattaataaataataatgatatatctaATCATATAATTAAAGAAGAATTTCACGTTACGTGTTTAACAAACCAGgactatataaaaaataaaaatattgatcaaaaattttatataatattattatcattaaaatattttcttataacacttttgtatttatatcttaATCCACACATAACAAATACGAGATTTTTAAGTGTAGATGAAATATTCCAtctattgaaaaaaattgatACATTTTCAgactattattattctgTTTTTCAAATAAACATTAACTTATTTCAGAGTGAAAATTATGAGGCAAAAATATGTTCAGGCGATTATTTGCCCATATATTTTTCGGATATATTAAGGCCATTTAtagtaataaataattacataAACTAA
- a CDS encoding membrane integral peptidase, M50 family, putative, with product MGSRNKMLLYNNALMEHKRLASSFLSVYKEKGYNYEKCQNCLSYFLSLVPLLIVGGIHLFIKMNGYYIGNLFLTITYLFSLFFFILYYYNSYIIFVLFVFFAFLIYLCLHEFAHALVAYKYGDITMIYKGYLYLDILNYLDIFHTLIIPLITLFITGFGIPGNLYWLQLHFIRSRFQLSFIFLSGPLSDILYILFIVFFYNLYSYFKNHKNLNVQPHSILFISLATAVSFLVDSFLLNLCPILGFDGWGIIEPYLPYCLNNLINEEIVYTYLSYICPLLVFIYFNFIETRYLFFTRIVNFILARILGIELGHVTNGVNTFPTLYAYLRKM from the exons ATGGGGTCAAGAAATAAAATGCTACTTTATAATAACGCATTAATGGAACATAAAAGATTAGCTAGCAGTTTTTTATCagtatataaagaaaaaggttataattatgaaaagTGTCAGAAttgtttatcatattttttatcgtTAGTTCCTTTATTAATTGTAGGTggaatacatttatttataaaaatgaatggTTACTATATTgggaatttatttttaacaataacatatttgttttctttatttttctttatattatattattataattcctatataatatttgtattatttgtatttttcgcatttttgatatatttatgtttacaTGAATTTGCCCATGCATTGGTTGCATATAAATATGGTGACATTACTATGATATATAAgggttatttatatttggaTATATTGAATTATTTAGATATATTTCATACATTAATAATACCACTAATAACCTTATTTATAACAGGATTTGGAATTCCTGGGAATTTATATTGGTTACAATTACATTTTATAAGAAGTCGATTTCagttatcttttatatttttatctggTCCATTATCagatatattgtatatattatttatagtttttttttataatttatattcatattttaagAATCATAAGAATTTAAATGTGCAACCACATTcaatattgtttatatcaTTGGCTACAGCTGTTTCTTTCTTAGTGGATTCGTTTCTCTTAAACTTATGCCCTATTTTAGGATTTGATGGATGGGGTATAATTGAGCCGTATTTACCCTATTGCTTAAACAATtt aataaatgaagaaattgTGTACACCTATTTGTCGTATATATGTCCACTATTAgtgttcatatattttaatttcattGAAACTagatatttgttttttacgAGAATTGTTAATTTTATACTAGCCAGAATTTTAGGTATTGAATTGGGTCATGTAACAAATGGAGTTAATACTTTCCCAACCTTATATGCTTATCTTcgaaaaatgtaa